One genomic window of Massilia sp. KIM includes the following:
- a CDS encoding DUF2149 domain-containing protein gives MSAPPPRARLRLYSRLDARFDQSDEDPRASLVNLVDVMLVFACGLIAAIAGTQGALKTPQPVEKGRQIERPAAGVTDAGSGYDRVGEVYRDPKTGKLVLIEPARAAR, from the coding sequence ATGAGCGCGCCGCCGCCACGGGCGCGCCTGCGCCTGTATTCCCGCCTCGACGCCCGTTTCGACCAGAGCGACGAGGACCCGCGCGCCAGCCTGGTCAACCTGGTGGACGTGATGCTGGTGTTCGCCTGCGGGCTGATCGCCGCCATCGCCGGCACGCAGGGCGCGCTCAAGACCCCGCAGCCGGTCGAGAAGGGGCGGCAGATCGAGCGTCCCGCCGCCGGCGTCACCGATGCCGGCAGCGGCTACGACCGGGTGGGCGAGGTGTACCGCGATCCGAAGACCGGCAAGCTGGTGCTGATCGAGCCGGCCAGGGCCGCGCGCTAG
- a CDS encoding MotA/TolQ/ExbB proton channel family protein yields MIETLSFAWLHDAVSWLLAPSLAALLAACAVAVAEAGIACGERFHGLAKLGASGDLAQVQAVARRRLERADLLARIPPMLGLMATIIPLGPGLAALGQGDPAKLASAVTVAFDATVLGLVAGIGGLVIGKLRRRWYEEVLEKMETAA; encoded by the coding sequence ATGATCGAAACCTTGTCCTTCGCCTGGCTGCACGATGCGGTCAGCTGGCTGCTGGCGCCCTCGCTGGCGGCCCTGCTCGCGGCCTGCGCCGTGGCCGTGGCCGAAGCCGGCATCGCCTGCGGCGAACGCTTCCACGGCCTGGCCAAGCTCGGCGCCAGCGGCGACCTGGCGCAGGTCCAGGCCGTCGCCCGGCGCCGCCTGGAGCGCGCCGACCTGCTGGCGCGCATTCCGCCCATGCTGGGCCTGATGGCCACCATCATCCCGCTCGGGCCGGGCCTGGCGGCGCTGGGCCAGGGCGACCCGGCCAAGCTGGCCAGCGCCGTGACCGTGGCCTTCGACGCGACCGTGCTGGGCCTGGTCGCCGGCATCGGCGGCCTGGTGATCGGCAAGCTGCGCCGCCGCTGGTACGAAGAAGTGCTGGAGAAGATGGAGACGGCGGCATGA